Below is a window of Luteolibacter rhizosphaerae DNA.
GTGTGGTGGTGGACAAGTCCCGTGTCAGCAAGGACTCGAAGGCCGCCCGCGTAAAGGGTAAGCCGGACGACACGGCCCAGGCCTGCGCCCCGATGCCCGGGATGGTGACGGAAGTCGCCGTCTCCCCCGGCCAGGAGGTCAAGGAGGGCGACAAGCTCATCGTGCTCGAAGCCATGAAGATGCTCACCACCGTCAGCGCCTCACAAGACGGCGTGGTGAAGGAGATCCTCGTGGCCAAGGGCGAGCAAGTGGACAGCGATGACCTGCTGGTGAAGCTCGGCTAAGACAGGGTCCAACCCTCGGGAGGTCCGCGAGGGGCGGCTTGATTCACCAAGCCGCCTCCTGCATCCATTCAGTATGAACCGCCGCACTTGGGTCACTCTGGTAGCCGTGCTCGCGGCTGGGAGCATAGGCTTCTTCACAGGCCGCCAGACCCCATCCGCCACTCCCGCCTCATCAGCGCCAAGAGCCCCTCTGATCGGCATCGCTAGCGTAAATGGGGACGCCTACGTGCAGGCGATCCGGGAGGCCGGAGGCATCCCCGTGATTCTGCCGGATCACGCCGGGGGTGACACCGAGCTCGCGGATTACTTGGAGAGGCTGGATGGGCTGCTCCTACCGGGCGGAGCCGATATTCCACCCGCGGAGTATGGAGAAGCTGCCCACCCGACCGTCGAGCCGCTTGATCCGAACCGCTTCGGTTTCGAGAAGGTGTTGGGCAGGGCCTGGATCGAGCAGACCGACAAGCCCCTGCTCGGCATCTGCTTGGGAAGCCAGTGGATCAATGTCCTTCATGGCGGCTCGCTGGTGCAGGACATCCCAAGCGAAAAGGGCGGCAACCACCGCGGCACCACTCACACCGTGAAGCTGGAGCCCGGCACCCGACTCCACAAGATCTACGGCGATGCGGAGTTCGAAGTGAACTCATGGCACCATCAAGCCGTGGATGGCCTCGGCTCCAAGTTGCGTGTTGCCGCCATCAGTTTGGACGGCGTGATCGAGGCTACCGAATCCATCGACCCGGACCGCTTCCTGATCGGCGTGCAGTGGCATCCGGAGAAGATGCTACCGGATGAGCGCCAAGCTCGGCTGCTGAAGGCCTTCGTTGAAGCATCCAAGGAGAAGCCCTAGCCCGCCAGCTTCGCCAGCTCGCCTTCATATTGCGCTAGCTCGAACTCGAAAGGACCGAAGCCGGAGTAGTCCCAGTCGCGGAAGGGCTGTTGGAATCCGCTCCAACGGACGCGATCTCCCGTGATTTCGATTCGGACGGCCAGTGGCCAACAATCCGGCCAACCGCAATCGCATCCGAGCAAGGCTACCGAGTTCTCCGGCACCCCGCAGCCACCACACTTCTCCCCCATGAGTTCCTCCCGGCCCGCCAAGAGCGCGGGGTCATAGGCACCCGCCAAATCCCCGTCGCTCTCTCGCCGGGCTAAGGGCATCTCAAACGCCTTGATCCTTTCGAGCAAGGGCTCGCCGTCGATCAGAACACACCAGCCGTGCGTCTCCCGTCCGGAATCCCACTTCGCCCTGTATGCGAATCTCTCCAATATGAGTCGGTTCATTCGACAGAAGCTCGTCCCGAATATAGCAAGGGCCGGTGTTCCCTGGCAATGGAAACGCCGGCCCTTGATCACCGATCGATCTCAAGCGATCGCCCCGCCATCGACCGTGATGGTCGTGCCGGTGATTTGTTTGCCACCCGGACCGGCAAGAAAGACAACCGCAGCAGCGATGTCCTCAGGAGTTCCGTACTGGCCCAGCGACATCGCGCTTTTCTGGAATTCAGCACCCTCGCCATTGGCTGGATTCATGTCCGTGTCGGTGGAGCCCGGCTGAACAAGGTTCACGGTGATGCCCTTGGGCCCGAGTTCACGGGACAAGCCCGCCGTCAGGGAGCGCAGCGCCGATTTCGTGGCGGAGTAAACGGTCACGCCGCCGAAGGGGACCCGCTCGCCCAAACCGCTGCCGATGCTGATGATACGGCCGCCGCTGGTGAGATGAGGGATGGCCGCTTGGCTGGCCAGGATCACTCCGCGCACGTTGACGTTCAGGAGCGCGTCGATGTCCTCAAGGGAAATCTCCTCAAAGCTGCCTTGGCGTGCGATTCCCGCATTGTTCACGAGGATGTCCAAGCCCCCGAGGGCCGCAACCGTCTGATCGATCGAACTGCGGACCGCTTGGGGATCCGCGCTGTTCGCCGCGAAGGCCACGGCCTTGCCACCGGCGGCTTCGATTTCCTTGACCACTTCCCCGGCCTTATCCGCCGAGCGCTCGTAGGTGATCGCCACGCTCGCGCCTTCCGCGGCCAAAGCTTTCGCGATTGCCGCGCCGATTCCACGGCTTGCTCCCGTGACCAATGCCCGTTTTCCTGTCAATGTACTCATGGTATTTCTGTATCGTTCGACACAAAATTCATATCGGCTTGCGGGAGCCCGTCAACCGATTTATAGATCGATCGACACAAAAATCGTTTCATGAGCGACAAGACCACAACCCGCGGACGCCCTCGTTCGTTCGATCGCAGCGCCGCTCTGGAAGCGGCCATGCGGGTGTTCTGGCAAAAGGGCTTCACCGCCGCCTCCATGAATGACCTGTGCGCAGCCATGGAAATCGGGTCGCCCAGCCTCTATGCCGCTTTCGGTAGCAAGGAGCAGCTCTACGCGGAGGCGATCCGCCACTACGGAGCCATGGGGATACCAAAGCTCAGCCACGCCTTGGAATCCGCCCCGACCGCGAAGCTCGGCATCGAGGCTTTCCTCAGGCTCTCCGCCCGTTCCCTTTCCTGCCCGGAGCATCCTCTCGGCTGCATGGTGGTGCTATCGGCGGTTCCCAGTGAGGGTATTGCCAGCCTCGCGGACCAAGTTTTGGAGGCGCGACAAGGATCATTGCAGCTGCTTGAAGCTCGCCTTCAGCGAGGAATCAGGGAGGGCGAGCTTCCCAAGACCACGAAGGTCAAGGCTTTGGCCCGCTTCTTCGTCACGGTCCAGCAGGGCATGTCCATTCAGGCCCGGGATGGGGCGAGTGCAAAGGAGCTGGATGCCGTGGCAAGCGCCGCCATGCGTGCTTGGCCTGCGGATTGAGAGCCCTGCCGAGCTAACTTGACGATCAAAAGCGGGACGACATAACATCCCGGGACTCTTCCGCCCTTCCATGGAGAACAATCCTTACGCCGCTCCCGCCGCTCCTCTCGACTATACCCCGCCTGGATCCAATGAGGCTGAAATTATCCGTCGCGATCACATCAAGCACGAGGCCTCGGTGAAAGGGATTGGCAGTT
It encodes the following:
- a CDS encoding TetR/AcrR family transcriptional regulator — its product is MSDKTTTRGRPRSFDRSAALEAAMRVFWQKGFTAASMNDLCAAMEIGSPSLYAAFGSKEQLYAEAIRHYGAMGIPKLSHALESAPTAKLGIEAFLRLSARSLSCPEHPLGCMVVLSAVPSEGIASLADQVLEARQGSLQLLEARLQRGIREGELPKTTKVKALARFFVTVQQGMSIQARDGASAKELDAVASAAMRAWPAD
- a CDS encoding SDR family NAD(P)-dependent oxidoreductase — encoded protein: MSTLTGKRALVTGASRGIGAAIAKALAAEGASVAITYERSADKAGEVVKEIEAAGGKAVAFAANSADPQAVRSSIDQTVAALGGLDILVNNAGIARQGSFEEISLEDIDALLNVNVRGVILASQAAIPHLTSGGRIISIGSGLGERVPFGGVTVYSATKSALRSLTAGLSRELGPKGITVNLVQPGSTDTDMNPANGEGAEFQKSAMSLGQYGTPEDIAAAVVFLAGPGGKQITGTTITVDGGAIA
- a CDS encoding gamma-glutamyl-gamma-aminobutyrate hydrolase family protein gives rise to the protein MNRRTWVTLVAVLAAGSIGFFTGRQTPSATPASSAPRAPLIGIASVNGDAYVQAIREAGGIPVILPDHAGGDTELADYLERLDGLLLPGGADIPPAEYGEAAHPTVEPLDPNRFGFEKVLGRAWIEQTDKPLLGICLGSQWINVLHGGSLVQDIPSEKGGNHRGTTHTVKLEPGTRLHKIYGDAEFEVNSWHHQAVDGLGSKLRVAAISLDGVIEATESIDPDRFLIGVQWHPEKMLPDERQARLLKAFVEASKEKP